From one Lysinibacillus sp. G4S2 genomic stretch:
- a CDS encoding CTP synthase, producing the protein MTKYIFVTGGVVSSLGKGIVAASLGRLLKNRGLEVTIQKFDPYINIDPGTMSPYQHGEVFVTDDGAEADLDLGHYERFIDINLGKHSTVTSGRVYQSVLQKERRGDYNGGTVQVIPHITNEIKDRIQRAGRETNADVVITEVGGTVGDIESLPFLEAIRQMKTNLGHNNVMYVHCTLIPYIKAAGELKTKPTQHSVKELRSLGIQPNIIVVRTEQEVPQDMKEKLALFCDVQPHEIIESRDAEHLYEVPLNLHAQDFDDIVLDHFGIEAPEADMEEWRELVAKVKSLPNKRKVALVGKYVELQDAYISVVEALKHAGYAFNSDIEIDWINAEHVDADNVATLLKGADAILVPGGFGDRGVEGKILATQYARENDVPFLGICLGMQLATIEFARNVLGLQGAHSTELDANTEYPIIDFLPDQNDSVDIGGTLRLGLYPCKLKDGSKASQAYGKELVYERHRHRYEFNNEYREAMEAAGLIFSGTSPDGKLVEIIELPEKNFFVACQFHPELVSRPNRPQPLFRDFIGATFK; encoded by the coding sequence ATGACGAAGTATATTTTTGTAACAGGTGGGGTTGTATCATCACTTGGAAAAGGGATTGTAGCTGCATCTCTAGGTCGTTTATTAAAAAATCGTGGATTAGAAGTAACGATTCAAAAATTTGACCCATATATCAATATTGACCCAGGTACAATGAGTCCTTATCAACATGGTGAGGTTTTCGTAACAGATGATGGCGCTGAAGCTGACTTAGACTTAGGTCACTACGAACGTTTCATTGATATTAACCTAGGAAAACATTCTACTGTAACTTCAGGTCGTGTTTATCAGTCTGTATTACAAAAAGAACGCCGTGGTGATTACAACGGTGGAACAGTACAAGTAATTCCTCACATTACAAATGAAATCAAAGATCGTATTCAACGAGCTGGTCGTGAAACAAATGCAGACGTTGTTATTACTGAAGTAGGCGGAACAGTGGGAGACATTGAATCACTGCCATTCCTTGAAGCGATTCGCCAAATGAAAACAAATTTAGGCCATAACAATGTAATGTATGTTCATTGTACGCTTATTCCTTATATTAAAGCTGCGGGTGAGCTTAAAACAAAGCCAACTCAGCACTCTGTAAAAGAATTACGTTCTTTAGGTATTCAACCAAATATTATCGTTGTGCGCACAGAGCAAGAAGTACCTCAGGATATGAAAGAAAAACTAGCTTTATTCTGTGATGTTCAGCCACACGAAATTATTGAATCTCGCGATGCAGAACATTTATATGAAGTACCATTAAATCTTCATGCACAAGATTTCGATGATATTGTTCTTGACCATTTTGGCATTGAAGCTCCAGAGGCGGATATGGAAGAATGGCGTGAGCTTGTAGCAAAAGTGAAGAGCTTACCAAATAAACGAAAAGTAGCATTAGTAGGTAAATATGTAGAATTACAAGATGCTTACATTTCTGTTGTAGAGGCATTAAAACATGCAGGCTATGCATTTAATTCTGATATTGAGATTGACTGGATTAATGCTGAACATGTAGATGCTGACAATGTAGCTACTCTATTAAAAGGTGCTGACGCAATTTTAGTTCCAGGTGGCTTTGGTGATCGTGGAGTTGAAGGTAAAATTTTAGCGACACAATATGCTCGTGAAAATGATGTACCATTCTTAGGTATTTGCCTAGGTATGCAACTTGCAACAATTGAATTTGCTCGTAACGTACTTGGTTTACAAGGAGCACATTCTACAGAGCTTGATGCAAATACAGAATATCCTATTATCGACTTCCTACCAGATCAAAACGACAGTGTAGACATCGGTGGTACATTACGTTTAGGTTTATATCCATGTAAGTTAAAAGATGGCTCAAAGGCAAGTCAAGCCTATGGTAAAGAGCTTGTTTATGAACGCCACCGCCATCGTTATGAATTTAACAATGAATATCGTGAAGCAATGGAAGCAGCAGGCCTTATCTTCTCAGGTACAAGCCCCGATGGCAAATTAGTGGAAATTATCGAGTTACCAGAAAAGAATTTCTTCGTAGCATGCCAATTCCACCCTGAACTTGTATCACGTCCAAACCGTCCACAACCATTGTTCCGTGATTTTATCGGAGCAACATTCAAATAA
- a CDS encoding DUF2529 family protein yields MSKILTTQLSGLLQRITQNEEEAIEETARLLAQAGIGEGNVYFACFGEMQVVELNACHAVERFSKLVPWTKDTMITEADRVFIFTRSAHDEEALALAQQLNNNFIPFAAVASEVADSENPLADLAYTYISTRIRGGLLPNDLGERIVVPHAIAALFVYEAVKIAYDEMLGLDDEEL; encoded by the coding sequence ATGTCAAAAATTCTAACAACACAACTTAGTGGATTATTACAAAGAATAACACAAAATGAAGAGGAAGCTATCGAAGAAACAGCACGATTACTTGCACAAGCAGGTATTGGTGAAGGTAACGTCTATTTCGCATGCTTTGGTGAAATGCAAGTTGTCGAATTAAATGCATGTCATGCAGTTGAACGTTTTAGCAAACTAGTACCGTGGACAAAGGATACAATGATAACGGAAGCTGATCGTGTATTCATTTTCACACGGAGTGCACATGATGAAGAAGCATTAGCTTTAGCACAACAACTCAATAACAATTTTATTCCGTTTGCAGCAGTTGCTAGCGAAGTAGCGGATTCTGAAAACCCACTAGCAGATTTAGCGTATACGTATATTTCTACACGCATACGTGGTGGTTTATTACCGAACGATTTAGGAGAGCGCATAGTTGTGCCACATGCTATTGCTGCCCTTTTTGTTTATGAAGCAGTAAAAATTGCGTATGATGAAATGCTTGGTCTTGATGACGAAGAGTTATAA
- a CDS encoding response regulator, with amino-acid sequence MKRLLIVDDQPGIRLLLNEVLKKEGYVTYLAANGTEALRYAEEEMDCVLLDMKIPGMDGIEILKRLKEKWPQLPVFMMTAYGELDVVQEALDLGAIRYFTKPFDIFEVRDEVNKTLQV; translated from the coding sequence GTGAAACGATTACTAATTGTTGATGATCAACCTGGAATTCGTTTGCTTTTAAATGAAGTGTTGAAAAAAGAAGGTTATGTTACATACTTAGCTGCAAATGGTACTGAAGCACTGCGATATGCAGAAGAAGAAATGGATTGTGTCCTATTAGATATGAAAATTCCGGGGATGGATGGTATTGAAATTTTAAAGCGCTTAAAAGAGAAGTGGCCACAACTTCCAGTATTCATGATGACTGCTTATGGTGAACTGGATGTTGTACAGGAAGCATTAGATTTAGGCGCAATTCGATATTTTACTAAGCCTTTTGATATTTTTGAAGTGCGTGATGAGGTTAATAAAACATTACAGGTTTAG
- a CDS encoding class II fructose-bisphosphate aldolase, which yields MALVSMKEMLIKAKGEGYAVGQFNINNLEWTQAILQAAEEEKSPVILGVSEGAGKYMGGFISVVHMVKGLMESYGTTVPVAIHLDHGSSFEKCKEAIDAGFTSVMIDASHHPFEENIAITSKVVEYAHSKNVSVEAELGTVGGDEDGVIGGIMYADPEECRKMVELTDIDCLAPALGSVHGPYKGEPNLGFKEMEEISNLADLPLVLHGGTGIPTKDIQRSISLGTAKINVNTENQIAATKVIREILDNDKVVYDPRKFLAPAREAIKTTVVGKIREFGSAQKA from the coding sequence ATGGCATTAGTATCTATGAAAGAGATGTTAATTAAAGCAAAGGGAGAAGGTTATGCAGTTGGTCAGTTCAACATCAACAACCTTGAGTGGACTCAAGCAATTTTACAAGCAGCAGAAGAAGAAAAATCTCCAGTTATTCTAGGCGTTTCAGAAGGCGCAGGTAAATATATGGGCGGATTTATCTCCGTTGTACACATGGTAAAAGGTTTAATGGAATCTTATGGCACTACAGTACCAGTAGCTATTCATCTTGACCATGGTTCAAGCTTTGAAAAATGTAAAGAAGCGATTGACGCTGGCTTCACTTCAGTTATGATTGATGCATCTCATCATCCATTCGAAGAAAACATTGCAATTACATCTAAAGTGGTTGAATACGCTCATTCTAAGAATGTTTCTGTTGAAGCAGAGCTTGGTACAGTTGGTGGAGACGAGGATGGCGTAATCGGTGGTATTATGTACGCTGATCCAGAAGAATGCCGTAAAATGGTTGAGTTAACAGATATCGATTGCTTAGCACCAGCTCTTGGCTCTGTACATGGTCCTTACAAAGGAGAACCAAATTTAGGCTTTAAAGAAATGGAAGAAATCTCTAACTTAGCTGACCTTCCATTAGTATTACATGGTGGTACAGGTATCCCAACAAAAGATATCCAACGTTCAATTTCATTAGGTACAGCAAAAATTAACGTTAATACTGAAAATCAAATTGCTGCAACAAAAGTAATCCGCGAAATTCTTGATAACGATAAAGTTGTTTATGATCCTCGTAAATTCCTTGCTCCAGCACGTGAAGCGATTAAAACAACTGTAGTTGGGAAAATCCGCGAATTCGGCAGTGCACAAAAAGCATAA
- the fsa gene encoding fructose-6-phosphate aldolase — MKFFIDTANFEEIKEAHAWGILSGVTTNPSLVAKEENVSFHDRLREISELVDGSVSGEVIALDAEGMIKEGLELAAIAPNITVKLPMTPAGLEACRFFADKGIKTNVTLIFSANQALMAARAGATYVSPFIGRLDDMGQNGVELIETIADIFTIHNIDTQIIAASIRHPQHVTAAALAGAHISTTPFKVLKQLFNHPLTEKGIEGFLADWNKRKGE; from the coding sequence ATGAAATTTTTCATTGATACAGCAAATTTCGAAGAGATTAAAGAAGCACACGCATGGGGTATTTTATCAGGCGTTACAACAAACCCATCATTAGTTGCTAAAGAAGAGAATGTTTCTTTCCATGATCGACTTCGTGAAATCTCAGAGCTTGTAGACGGCTCAGTGAGTGGGGAAGTAATTGCTCTTGATGCAGAAGGTATGATTAAAGAAGGCTTAGAATTAGCTGCTATTGCTCCAAATATTACAGTTAAATTACCAATGACTCCAGCTGGTTTAGAGGCGTGTCGCTTCTTTGCGGACAAAGGTATTAAAACGAACGTAACATTAATCTTTAGTGCAAACCAAGCATTAATGGCTGCTCGTGCGGGTGCAACATATGTATCACCGTTCATCGGTCGTTTAGATGATATGGGTCAAAATGGTGTAGAGCTAATCGAAACAATTGCAGATATTTTCACAATTCATAATATCGACACGCAAATTATCGCTGCATCTATTCGTCATCCGCAGCATGTAACGGCGGCAGCACTTGCTGGTGCACATATTTCAACTACTCCATTTAAAGTGTTAAAGCAACTTTTCAACCATCCATTAACGGAAAAAGGAATTGAAGGATTTTTAGCGGATTGGAATAAGAGAAAAGGCGAATAA
- a CDS encoding UDP-N-acetylglucosamine 1-carboxyvinyltransferase, whose protein sequence is MDVYKITGENRLQGTIKVSGAKNSAVALIPASILANSPVTIGGLPEISDAWTLKALLEEIGGEVSFEDGTMTIDPTDMIALPLPNGNVKKLRASYYLMGAMLGRFKKAVIGLPGGCFLGPRPIDQHIKGFEALGAKITNEHGAIYLRADELIGAKIYLDVASVGATINIMLAAVLAKGRTVIENAAKEPEIIDVATLLTNMGANIKGAGTSVIRIEGVEELHGTEHTIIPDRIEAATFMIMAAALGEGVTIDNVIPLHLEAITAKLREMGVKIDIGEESIFVPKTDLSTLHAVDVKTLVYPGFPTDIQQPLAVLMSQTFGSSKVTDTIYTARFKHIDELRRMNANARVEGNTAIITGPSKLQGSTVTATDLRAGAALVLAGLLAEGETEIHDIYHIERGYSSLIEKLRDLGANIRRETIMARVAEAKE, encoded by the coding sequence ATGGATGTTTATAAAATTACAGGCGAAAATCGTCTGCAGGGTACAATTAAAGTTAGTGGTGCAAAAAATAGTGCGGTCGCCTTAATTCCGGCATCAATTTTGGCGAACTCTCCAGTGACAATTGGAGGTTTACCAGAAATTTCTGATGCGTGGACATTAAAGGCTTTATTAGAGGAAATTGGTGGGGAAGTTTCATTTGAGGATGGCACAATGACAATTGATCCAACGGACATGATTGCGTTGCCATTACCAAACGGCAACGTGAAAAAGCTTCGTGCCTCCTATTACTTAATGGGCGCTATGCTAGGTCGCTTTAAAAAAGCTGTGATCGGTTTGCCTGGAGGCTGCTTCTTAGGTCCGCGTCCTATTGATCAACATATAAAAGGCTTTGAGGCATTAGGTGCAAAAATCACTAATGAGCATGGAGCAATTTATTTACGCGCTGATGAATTAATTGGTGCAAAAATATATTTAGACGTTGCCAGTGTTGGAGCAACAATTAATATTATGCTAGCTGCTGTCCTTGCAAAGGGACGTACAGTTATTGAAAATGCAGCGAAAGAGCCAGAAATTATTGATGTGGCAACTCTTCTCACTAACATGGGTGCTAATATTAAAGGCGCAGGTACGAGTGTTATTCGAATTGAAGGTGTTGAGGAGCTTCATGGTACGGAGCATACGATTATTCCGGATCGCATTGAAGCTGCCACGTTTATGATTATGGCTGCTGCTTTAGGTGAAGGCGTTACGATCGATAATGTTATTCCACTGCATTTAGAGGCGATTACTGCGAAGCTTCGTGAAATGGGTGTGAAGATTGATATCGGTGAAGAAAGTATTTTTGTGCCAAAAACGGATCTCTCCACATTGCATGCAGTTGATGTTAAAACATTAGTGTATCCGGGGTTCCCAACGGATATTCAGCAGCCACTTGCTGTATTAATGTCTCAGACATTTGGTTCCTCAAAGGTAACAGATACAATCTATACAGCTCGCTTTAAGCATATTGATGAACTTCGTCGTATGAATGCCAATGCACGTGTTGAAGGAAATACAGCTATTATTACAGGTCCTAGTAAATTACAGGGCTCAACTGTAACAGCTACTGATCTTCGTGCTGGTGCCGCATTAGTATTAGCAGGCCTTTTAGCTGAAGGCGAAACAGAAATTCATGATATCTATCATATTGAGCGCGGCTATAGCTCACTTATTGAGAAATTACGTGATTTAGGCGCTAATATTCGACGTGAAACAATAATGGCACGCGTAGCAGAGGCGAAGGAATAA
- the glpX gene encoding class II fructose-bisphosphatase, translated as MERSLSMEVVRVTEAAAIASGKWMGRGLKIEADDAATTAMRVMFDTIPMHATVVIGEGEMDEAPMLYIGEELGLRNGGPKVDIAVDPLEGTNIVAKGTNGAMTVLAIADKGNLLNAPDMYMEKIAVGPEAAGKVDINASVTYNLLQVAKAKNKDISDVVATLLDRPRHQAIVDEIREAGARIKFIQDGDVGAAINTAFDETGIDIMFGTGGAPEGVISAVALKCLGGDFQAKLVPEDEEQLERCKKMGVDVDKVLHLDDLVKGDDAIFAATAVTDCELLKGVQYKGAYALTHSVVMRAKSGTVRFVEGRHALDKKPSY; from the coding sequence ATGGAACGTAGTTTATCGATGGAAGTAGTCCGAGTAACAGAGGCAGCAGCAATCGCATCCGGGAAATGGATGGGTCGCGGTTTGAAAATTGAGGCAGATGATGCAGCAACGACAGCGATGCGCGTAATGTTCGATACAATTCCAATGCATGCTACAGTAGTGATTGGTGAAGGCGAAATGGATGAAGCACCAATGCTTTATATTGGTGAAGAGCTTGGCTTGCGTAATGGAGGTCCTAAAGTAGATATCGCAGTTGACCCATTAGAAGGTACAAATATTGTAGCGAAGGGTACAAATGGTGCAATGACAGTTCTTGCCATTGCAGATAAGGGTAATCTGTTAAATGCACCAGATATGTACATGGAGAAAATTGCAGTAGGACCTGAAGCGGCAGGAAAGGTCGATATTAATGCTTCTGTTACGTATAATTTATTACAGGTAGCAAAAGCTAAAAATAAAGATATTTCAGATGTAGTAGCTACTCTTTTAGATCGACCACGTCACCAAGCGATTGTTGATGAAATCCGAGAAGCTGGCGCGCGTATTAAATTTATTCAAGATGGCGACGTTGGGGCAGCTATCAATACTGCTTTTGATGAAACCGGCATTGATATTATGTTTGGTACAGGCGGTGCTCCAGAAGGTGTTATTTCAGCTGTTGCATTAAAATGTTTAGGTGGAGACTTCCAAGCGAAACTAGTACCAGAAGATGAGGAACAGTTAGAGCGCTGCAAAAAAATGGGCGTAGACGTAGATAAAGTTCTTCATTTAGATGACCTAGTTAAAGGTGACGATGCTATTTTTGCAGCGACAGCTGTAACAGATTGCGAGCTATTAAAAGGTGTTCAGTATAAAGGAGCCTACGCATTAACACATTCCGTTGTTATGCGAGCTAAATCTGGAACTGTGCGTTTTGTAGAAGGTCGTCACGCTCTTGATAAAAAACCTAGCTATTAA
- the rho gene encoding transcription termination factor Rho: MSALTIAQLENMTLKELYALARQYKISYYSKLTKKELIFAILKTRSEQEGYFFMEGVLEIVSQEGFGFLRPINYSPSKEDIYISASQIRRFDLRNGDKVSGKVRPPKENERYYGLLQVDAVNGEDPEVAKERVHFPALTPLYPDRQIKLETTQRNLSTRIMDLVAPVGFGQRGLIVAPPKAGKTSLLKEIANAITTNYPDAELIVLLIDERPEEVTDIERSVNADVVSSTFDEVPENHVKVAEIVLERARRLVEHKRDVIILMDSITRLARAYNLVIPPSGRTLSGGIDPAAFHRPKRFFGSARNIEEGGSLTILATALVDTGSRMDEVIYEEFKGTGNLELHLDRQLAERRIFPALDIRRSGTRKEELLLEPEQLEKLWAIRKTFSDAPDFAERFMKKLRTTKSNEEFFEKLNEDMKKATKGKGLL, translated from the coding sequence ATGTCTGCATTGACAATCGCTCAATTAGAAAACATGACGTTAAAAGAGCTTTACGCCCTTGCACGCCAATATAAAATTTCATATTATAGCAAGCTAACGAAAAAAGAATTAATATTTGCTATTTTGAAAACGCGTTCAGAGCAAGAGGGCTATTTCTTTATGGAAGGCGTACTAGAAATTGTTTCGCAAGAGGGCTTTGGCTTCCTTCGACCAATTAACTACTCTCCAAGTAAAGAAGATATTTATATTTCTGCTTCTCAGATTCGTCGTTTTGATCTACGAAATGGGGACAAGGTGTCTGGTAAGGTGCGTCCACCTAAAGAAAACGAACGCTATTATGGACTACTACAAGTGGATGCTGTTAACGGCGAAGACCCAGAAGTGGCAAAGGAACGTGTGCATTTTCCTGCATTAACGCCTTTATATCCTGATCGACAAATTAAACTTGAAACAACACAGCGCAATTTATCGACACGTATTATGGATTTAGTGGCACCTGTAGGCTTTGGTCAACGTGGATTAATCGTTGCACCACCAAAAGCAGGGAAAACATCGTTATTAAAAGAAATAGCGAATGCCATTACAACAAATTATCCTGACGCAGAGTTAATTGTATTACTTATTGACGAACGCCCTGAGGAAGTAACTGATATTGAACGTTCTGTGAATGCAGATGTAGTGAGTTCGACTTTCGATGAGGTTCCAGAAAATCATGTGAAAGTTGCAGAAATTGTGTTAGAACGTGCACGCCGCTTAGTTGAGCATAAACGTGACGTTATTATTTTAATGGACTCTATTACACGTTTAGCGCGCGCTTATAACTTAGTTATTCCTCCGAGCGGTCGTACGCTTTCAGGTGGTATTGATCCTGCTGCGTTCCATAGACCAAAACGATTCTTCGGTTCGGCACGTAATATTGAAGAAGGCGGTAGCTTAACAATTTTAGCAACAGCTTTAGTGGATACAGGGTCTCGTATGGATGAGGTCATTTATGAAGAATTTAAAGGAACAGGTAATTTAGAGCTTCATCTTGATCGCCAATTGGCAGAGCGCCGTATTTTCCCTGCGCTTGATATCCGTCGTTCAGGTACACGTAAGGAAGAGCTTCTGCTTGAGCCTGAGCAACTTGAAAAGCTGTGGGCGATTCGTAAAACATTCTCAGACGCACCAGATTTCGCGGAGCGCTTCATGAAAAAATTACGTACAACAAAATCAAATGAAGAATTCTTTGAAAAGTTAAATGAAGATATGAAAAAGGCTACTAAAGGTAAGGGCCTACTATAA
- the rpmE gene encoding 50S ribosomal protein L31 translates to MKQGIHPDYKVATVTCSCGNTFQTGSVKENIVVEFCNECHPFYTGRQKFASTDGRVDRFNKKYGLKN, encoded by the coding sequence ATGAAACAAGGAATTCATCCAGACTACAAAGTAGCAACAGTAACTTGCTCTTGTGGTAACACTTTCCAAACTGGTTCAGTAAAAGAAAACATCGTTGTCGAGTTCTGCAACGAATGTCACCCATTCTATACTGGCCGTCAAAAATTCGCGTCTACTGATGGTCGCGTGGATCGTTTCAACAAAAAATACGGTCTTAAAAACTAA
- a CDS encoding thymidine kinase yields MAQLYFKHGAMNSGKSIEILKVAHNYEEQQKPVMMFTSGLDTRDEVGFISSRVGLRQQAIPVNDDTNIFELVKNNTEKPYCVLVDEVQFLKKAHVLQLANIVDKLDIPVMGFGLKNDFQNELFEGSQYMLTYADKIEEMKTICWFCHKKATMNLRVDESGKPVYTGDQIQIGGNDSYYPVCRKCHAHPPL; encoded by the coding sequence ATGGCACAGCTATATTTTAAGCACGGCGCAATGAATAGTGGTAAATCTATAGAAATTTTAAAAGTTGCGCATAACTATGAAGAACAACAAAAGCCTGTAATGATGTTTACATCAGGATTAGATACACGAGATGAGGTAGGCTTTATTTCAAGTCGAGTAGGCTTACGTCAACAAGCCATTCCTGTTAATGATGATACAAATATTTTTGAGCTAGTAAAAAACAATACCGAAAAACCATATTGTGTACTAGTTGATGAAGTACAATTCTTAAAAAAAGCTCATGTTTTGCAATTAGCAAACATTGTAGATAAGTTAGATATTCCAGTCATGGGCTTCGGTCTAAAAAATGATTTCCAAAATGAGCTATTTGAAGGTAGTCAGTACATGCTTACATATGCAGATAAAATTGAGGAAATGAAAACAATTTGCTGGTTCTGTCATAAAAAAGCAACAATGAATTTGCGTGTTGATGAAAGTGGAAAGCCTGTTTATACAGGTGATCAAATTCAAATTGGAGGGAATGATTCCTACTATCCAGTTTGCCGAAAATGTCACGCGCATCCGCCGCTATAA
- the prfA gene encoding peptide chain release factor 1 codes for MFDRLQAVEDRYERLTELLSDPDIVNDNKKLREYSKEQSDIQETVDSYREYKSVKEQLVETREMLDSEKDPDMHEMVKEEFNLLKDQQEELEERLRILLIPKDPNDNKNVIMEIRGAAGGDEANIFAGDLFRMYSRYAETQGWKIDIMEATPNPMGGYKEVIFMINGQGAYSKFKFENGAHRVQRVPATESQGRIHTSTATVACLPEVEEVDVEIHEKDIRVDTFASSGAGGQSVNTTMSAVRMTHLPTGVVVSMQDERSQIKNREKAMKILRARVADMYLQEAQKEIDATRKSAVGSGDRSERIRTYNYPQNRVTDHRIGLTIQKLDQIVEGRLGEIIDALILEEQASKLERLNDDL; via the coding sequence ATGTTTGATCGATTACAAGCAGTGGAGGATCGTTACGAAAGGCTAACAGAGCTTTTAAGTGATCCTGATATTGTGAATGACAATAAAAAATTACGTGAATATTCCAAGGAACAATCAGATATCCAGGAAACTGTAGATTCTTACCGTGAATATAAAAGTGTAAAAGAGCAATTAGTTGAAACACGTGAGATGCTAGATAGTGAAAAAGATCCTGATATGCACGAGATGGTGAAAGAAGAATTCAACCTACTTAAAGATCAGCAAGAAGAGTTAGAGGAACGTTTACGTATTCTGTTAATTCCAAAAGATCCTAATGATAATAAAAACGTTATTATGGAGATCCGTGGTGCAGCTGGTGGCGACGAGGCGAATATTTTTGCGGGAGATTTGTTCCGTATGTACTCTCGTTATGCAGAGACACAAGGTTGGAAAATTGACATAATGGAAGCAACGCCAAACCCAATGGGCGGCTATAAAGAAGTTATTTTCATGATTAATGGTCAAGGTGCGTATTCTAAATTCAAGTTTGAAAATGGTGCACACCGTGTGCAACGTGTACCTGCAACGGAGTCTCAAGGCCGTATTCATACATCGACAGCGACAGTAGCCTGCTTACCTGAAGTGGAAGAAGTAGATGTTGAAATCCATGAGAAAGATATCCGTGTTGATACATTTGCATCTTCTGGTGCCGGTGGTCAATCGGTAAATACAACGATGTCAGCTGTACGTATGACCCACTTACCGACAGGTGTTGTTGTATCGATGCAGGATGAACGTTCACAAATTAAAAACCGTGAAAAGGCGATGAAAATTCTACGTGCTCGTGTTGCAGATATGTATTTGCAAGAAGCACAAAAGGAAATCGATGCCACACGTAAATCAGCTGTAGGTTCAGGCGATCGCTCTGAGCGTATTCGCACATACAATTATCCACAAAACCGTGTAACAGACCACCGCATTGGTTTAACGATTCAAAAGTTAGATCAAATCGTCGAAGGTAGACTAGGCGAAATCATTGATGCACTTATTTTAGAAGAGCAAGCATCAAAGTTAGAGCGATTAAATGATGACTTATAA
- the prmC gene encoding peptide chain release factor N(5)-glutamine methyltransferase encodes MMTYNNVMEALQWASSFLVDHGCEETAARIVMQHVLGTSYSEVMLHLQDVLTNEQKDQFKKLIEEHASGRPVQYCVGSEEFYGRSFIVDESVLIPRPETEELVLGTINRMNKMFNHRALKLADIGTGSGAIAISMKLERPELTVVATDLSEAALTTAQNNAQRLAADIDFRLGDLTAPLAGEKFDIVLSNPPYIAFDEAKEMSRTVLEHEPYSALFAEEDGLILYRKLAEQLPALVNKPALIGLEIGYTQGEQVAKFFKDSFPQAIVSIEKDINGKPRMIFCEIHV; translated from the coding sequence ATGATGACTTATAATAATGTAATGGAGGCCCTTCAATGGGCTTCTTCTTTTTTAGTGGATCATGGTTGTGAGGAAACAGCGGCGCGTATTGTCATGCAACATGTACTTGGCACTAGCTATTCAGAAGTGATGTTGCACTTACAGGACGTATTAACAAATGAACAAAAAGATCAATTTAAAAAACTAATCGAAGAGCATGCGAGTGGACGACCTGTACAGTATTGCGTCGGCAGTGAAGAATTTTACGGTCGTTCATTTATTGTCGATGAGTCAGTGCTTATTCCTAGACCTGAGACAGAGGAATTAGTGCTTGGAACAATCAATCGCATGAACAAAATGTTTAATCATAGAGCATTGAAGCTTGCAGATATCGGAACTGGTAGTGGTGCAATTGCTATTTCTATGAAGCTAGAACGTCCAGAGCTAACAGTCGTAGCCACAGATTTATCCGAAGCTGCTTTAACTACAGCACAAAACAATGCCCAAAGATTGGCGGCAGATATTGATTTCCGATTAGGCGATTTAACGGCTCCTTTAGCAGGTGAAAAATTCGATATTGTGTTATCTAATCCGCCGTATATTGCTTTTGATGAAGCGAAAGAAATGTCAAGAACCGTGCTAGAGCATGAACCATATAGTGCTCTTTTTGCAGAAGAAGACGGACTTATTTTATATAGAAAATTGGCTGAGCAGCTACCAGCACTTGTGAATAAACCGGCCCTCATCGGCCTTGAAATCGGTTATACACAAGGGGAGCAGGTGGCTAAATTCTTTAAAGATAGTTTTCCACAGGCTATTGTTTCGATAGAAAAAGATATTAATGGTAAACCGCGAATGATTTTTTGTGAAATTCATGTATAA